The Maridesulfovibrio sp. genomic sequence ATCAACACAACTTCAAACCCTTCTCCTTGATTGTACTGACTTTCAGCCTTAACGTACGTATTTACAGCTTCATCAATGTCCCTTCCCACATCGGACCAATCTATAAACGATCCTGAATTCCAATCAAAAATCATTAACCAATTTTTGAACCCAACGCCTCTTGATTTCTCACGAGATGCCATTGTTTTCAAAATATCATCATGTATAAAACTATCAAAAATTCTTTTATTATCTGAAGACTGTATTATTTCTTCTGCTTTTTTTCTAAATTCTTCTAAACCAATCTGCATACTTGATGTAATATCGCGCCCAGATTCTATCTCATAAAAAGCGGAAGACAACTGCTGAAAATAATATATAACCTCAGGGTCTCCTTTCTGCTCTTTAAGAGTAAATCCATACACAACGGAAGTACGTTCAATCAACTCAGACCAGTAGTGCTGAATCCTACTTCTAATCTGAAGTTCAATAAATACACCGTCAAGAGACAGAATCACATGTAAAGCGCGGTACCCCGTTGTATCTCTACCTTTTTCTCGATAATCCTTTACCCTAATTACTGATATTTTATCTTGCTTTCTTAATTCATCACGAAGATATGAATATATTTTTTCAACCTGATCATTATCTTCTACAACTATTCTCGCTCCACCAATATCTTGCAACTGTGTCAAGCGGACATGTAACCTTTGTAACTTACTGATTATCTGTGGTTTTCGTTTTAATCGCTGTGCAATATAGAACTCACATTCATAATCCGCTAGCCATCTCTGTAAGTCCATTGAAATTTCAGTTAATGGCCCTAAATGTCTTTTGCGATATTCATCAAAAATATCTTCTAGCGCTATATAATCAACTTCATCTTTATAAACGTCCTTCGATAGAGCCAAGCCGGACTTATCAATTTTTGTCTTAGATATCTTCATAGCTTACTGTGTGGTAATTATGCGTTACACTACTTTTAAAGAATTTACTAAGTATTGCCCTATTTACATAAAATGTAAACCAACATTTTATTATCAAGATCACACCACACCCTCGTGGCCAACCCCCCACCCCACAGGATACCCTCCAAATTTTACCACCCAAATTTGAAGGAGAATCATGATGGCAATCCATTGCGATCCACTGTTTAAGATGATCTATTCGTATACCCGGAAACAGGCGTTGGAGAACGGCAACCTTATCGATGTAACCGAACAGGCCATGGATAAAAAACTTCAAATTCAGCTTGCCAACACCATTACGTGGTCTTATTCATATGAGTAGGATTAAATCCTACACATCACTGGAGGACAATATGAGATCAACAAAACAGATGAGCATTACGCTGCCCCATGAAATGGCTCAGTTGGTAAAAGATAAAGTTGCCAAAGGCGAATATGCATCTGAAAGCGAAGTCATTCGCGATGGACTAAGGGCTTTGCTGGCACGCGACCGTGCAGTTGATGAGTGGCTCAGAGAACAGGTGGCACCAGTTTACGATGCTATGCAGGAAGATAAATCCCATGGCAAAAGCCTTGATCAGGTTCGGGCCAAATTATCTGAAGAACATGAAGCGTAGGTCATAAAATTTAGATGTCCTACCCAGTAATTTTCTCACCGGAAGCAGAAGAGCAGCTTGTCAAATTATACAGATATGTTGCCAAAGCAGTATCCTCCGAAACGGCATAAGGATTTACAGATGCCATTATCAACCATTGCGAAGAGTTAAAATCTTTTCCGCAACGAGGAACATTACGTGAAGACATCCGCCCCGGCCTGAGAATTACCCATTTCAAAAAACGTACAATTATATGGGAAGTGGGATCGTCCATATAGAAACGAAGCTATAGCTGGAACGCCCCAGTAAAAAACTAAACACTAGCAGGAGGCATAATGAAATATACAGGGACATGCCTATGCGGCAAGGTCGCCTTTGAGGTGGAAGGAGATTTTGATAATTTTTTCCTTTGTCATTGCGAACGATGCCGTAAAGACACCGGATCCTCCCATGCCGCGAATTTGTTTTCCTCCACGGCCAAGTTGAGATGGCTTGCCGGGGAAGAGGAAGTAAGGACATTCAACTTCAATTCAACTGGGCATATCAAGAGTTTTTGCAGCACTTGCGGCTCGGCTCTTCCTAATATCCAAATGAATGGCACCCTTCTTGTCGTTCCAGCGGGCAGCCTAGACAGTGACATACCTGTTAGAGCGGATGGTCACATATTTATCGCAAATAAAGCCAATTGGGACTTTGAACTGGAAAGTTTGCCCATGTTCGACCTGCTTCCCGGAGAAAATGAAGGTTAACGAGAGGATAACATGCTTGATAATAAGGCATCGGCTATCGAAGAAATGGGCTTTTTAGTCGACTTGCCGCTCGCAAGGATGTAGACCGACACTCCCTCACAGGTCCCCACACACTTTTGGCTTAGCCATTAAAAAATGGCTAAAGCCAAAATTCTCCATTCCATGAATAGTGCGTCAAACCACCTAGTGGACAGGCAAGGCGAGCCATCTAGCCCAGTGCAACATCAAGAGTCATCATCACCGCGAACCCGAGAATACACCCCATAGTCGCTTGGTCCCCGTAACCGGAAGCCTGTGATTCCGGCACAACTTCCTCCACAACAACAAAAATCATTGCTCCGGCGGCAAAAGCCAACGCATAAGGCAGAATGGGCCTAGCTATAATGACTGCCGCCGCACCGATAACCCCGGCTATGGGCTCCACAAGCCCTGAAGCCTGCCCGTAAAAAAAACTCTTCGCCCGCGAAAAACCGATCCGGCGCAGAGGAACTGAAACCGCAGTTCCCTCCGGGAAATTCTGGATTCCTATACCCATGGCAAGAGCAATAGCTCCGCCGATGGATGCCGAATCATATCCCGCCCCAACAGCTCCGAAGGCCACACCAACAGCCAGCCCTTCCGGAATGTTATGCAAAGTGATGGCGAGAACCAGCAGGATAGAGCTATTCCAGTTGGTCTCAATACCTTCCGCCTCCGAACGTGGGGCGTTGATGTGCAGGTGCGGTAAAAATTTATCCACCAGTCGCAAAAACACTGCACCCATGATAAAGCCAACCGCAGCCGGCACGAACTTGAACGGCCCCATATGCTCACTCATTTCAATAGCCGGAGCAAGTAGCGACCAGTAACTGGCAGCAATCATCACCCCGGCGGCAAAACCGAGCATGATGTCTAATGTACGTTTACTGATATCCTTACCGATGAAGACCACCGCTGCGCCTAGAGCGGTTAGTCCCCATGTAAATAAAGTAGCTATCAAAGCCTGCATAACCGGCGACAGGGCCATAAAATAATCCACGTTCAACCTCCTGACCTGCGGGGAATTTTAAAAACAGAGTAGCAAGATTAATAATACTATGCCTTAATTTCGCATCAAGCAAAATAGGCTAAACCATGGTATCAGCAGGATCAACTCCCCTAAAATAAATTAACACGATAATTACAATAGTTACTGAGTTAATTTTGGATCAACGCCGTCGAATTGACCATTGCGAGGGTTATTGAGACACTGGTTCTCAGTATGAAGTTTTTCAGGTGGACATCCTTCCCTTAATTTAATGCATGATTATATTGAAACGACCTCAAACACATAGATCAGGAGCACTAGCATGATAAGTCTTGAATTCCTACTGACGGCATTGGTTGTTGTACTCGTGCCGGGGACAGGTGTAATTTACACAGTCTCAAGCGGTCTTTTTCTTGGGAAAAAAGCAAGCTTAGCTGCCGCAGCCGGCTGCACTGCCGGTATCATTCCTCACTTGGTCGCATCCATTCTTGGCTTATCAGCCGTCCTCCACGTAAGCGCAATAGGCTTTCAAATAGTTAAATATGCCGGAGCAGCCTATCTTCTTTATCTGGCATGGGCGACATGGCAAGAAAAAGGGACCCTGAAATTCAATGAATCAAATGGAAATCAACGCCTGCTCCAAATTGCCAAACGCGGGTTCCTGATCAATATACTTAACCCGAAACTTTCAATTTTCTTTCTTGCTTTCCTACCCCTATTTGTACCGGAAAACGCTGTATCCCCAACTCTAAACCTGATCATATTGAGTCTGATTTTTATGCTCATGACGCTTATAGTGTTCGTTCTTTATGGACTATCTGCCACCAGTGTGCGCAAATATGTAACTCGATCTCCCAATATTATCAGCTGGATGCAACGCTCTTTCGCTATTGTATTCGCTACTATCGGACTCAAGCTTGCGATGACCGAACAGTAAATTTGACTTCACAACCGCCCACTCAATACACCTCGGTTATAAAATACAACTAAACAAGAGGAAAACCAATGAGCATTGAAATAAAATATAGCTGTAATGGAATAGATTGGAATCACTTAGCCGGCATACTCAAAAAAGTTGGGATGGCCCACTATACTCCTGAAATTCACGCAAAGGCCTTCCAAGCCAGCCATACGACTGTTTTTATATTCGATAATGACAAAATGATTGGGTTTGGCAGAGCTATCTCAGATGGAGCATATCAGGCTGCCATATACGATTGCGCTGTTCTTCCTGAGTATCAGGGGCAGAAGATTGGCTCGCTTATAATGGAGCACATTCTAAAGCAACTTGAAGGTTGTAATGTTCTTCTTTATGCAGCCCCGGGGAAAGAAGGATTTTACGAGAAACAAGGATTCAGACGAATGAAGACGGGTATGGCAAAATTTGTCACAGAAGAAAGTATGCGCGAGAAAGGCTTTATTGAATAAATCACCACACCCTTGTGTACAGGACCAAAATTTGGATCTTCTGGATAAGCAAAAGGACATCTCACATATCAAGAAGAAATAATTTCTATATCCGGTAAATTTTCATACACGGCATCATAAGTATTATACTTTTCCAACACTTGAACGACAAGAGGATGAGGCTCAGGCCAGATTTCAGGTAAAACGGCTTCTTCTTTTAATAACGTTGTAAAAGCCAGTTGTTCAATCGGAGGATTAAATTGTGCGTCAACACCTGCTTTATTCCCCCGAGGATCTATTCTATACCAACCATACTTATTTAAATGCACTGCAACAAAACCATGCAGACAAAACGGTGCTCCACCACCCGCAAGACTCAAACGCTGATAGCAAAGCCCAGCTGGAATTTCAGAAGCTCTGAGGAGAGCAACCAAAAGATGACTCTTGGCAAAGCAATAACCCGTTCTATGCCGGAGGACATCCGAAGCCTTACATGTTACCGGGTTCATTTTATAATCAGCACTGTGTTTGATGTTATCACGAACCCACTCGAAACATTTTTTTGCAACATATTCGTCTTCCAAACCTGATAACTCAAGTGACTCCAAAAGGCGTAACACCCCACTGTCACTATAATCAA encodes the following:
- a CDS encoding RelA/SpoT domain-containing protein codes for the protein MKISKTKIDKSGLALSKDVYKDEVDYIALEDIFDEYRKRHLGPLTEISMDLQRWLADYECEFYIAQRLKRKPQIISKLQRLHVRLTQLQDIGGARIVVEDNDQVEKIYSYLRDELRKQDKISVIRVKDYREKGRDTTGYRALHVILSLDGVFIELQIRSRIQHYWSELIERTSVVYGFTLKEQKGDPEVIYYFQQLSSAFYEIESGRDITSSMQIGLEEFRKKAEEIIQSSDNKRIFDSFIHDDILKTMASREKSRGVGFKNWLMIFDWNSGSFIDWSDVGRDIDEAVNTYVKAESQYNQGEGFEVVLIGSSSVATIRQTHSHYFGITHGDNILENLSESVLGFSSKMDIDTGARRILLVLSRRKHWGSKIITIPTLKNHFCNNVLTFDSSLEALAEKELITYANSKTSVSLNIGQKAQIESYL
- a CDS encoding type II toxin-antitoxin system ParD family antitoxin, which codes for MRSTKQMSITLPHEMAQLVKDKVAKGEYASESEVIRDGLRALLARDRAVDEWLREQVAPVYDAMQEDKSHGKSLDQVRAKLSEEHEA
- a CDS encoding GFA family protein, which produces MKYTGTCLCGKVAFEVEGDFDNFFLCHCERCRKDTGSSHAANLFSSTAKLRWLAGEEEVRTFNFNSTGHIKSFCSTCGSALPNIQMNGTLLVVPAGSLDSDIPVRADGHIFIANKANWDFELESLPMFDLLPGENEG
- a CDS encoding ZIP family metal transporter: MALSPVMQALIATLFTWGLTALGAAVVFIGKDISKRTLDIMLGFAAGVMIAASYWSLLAPAIEMSEHMGPFKFVPAAVGFIMGAVFLRLVDKFLPHLHINAPRSEAEGIETNWNSSILLVLAITLHNIPEGLAVGVAFGAVGAGYDSASIGGAIALAMGIGIQNFPEGTAVSVPLRRIGFSRAKSFFYGQASGLVEPIAGVIGAAAVIIARPILPYALAFAAGAMIFVVVEEVVPESQASGYGDQATMGCILGFAVMMTLDVALG
- a CDS encoding LysE family translocator, giving the protein MISLEFLLTALVVVLVPGTGVIYTVSSGLFLGKKASLAAAAGCTAGIIPHLVASILGLSAVLHVSAIGFQIVKYAGAAYLLYLAWATWQEKGTLKFNESNGNQRLLQIAKRGFLINILNPKLSIFFLAFLPLFVPENAVSPTLNLIILSLIFMLMTLIVFVLYGLSATSVRKYVTRSPNIISWMQRSFAIVFATIGLKLAMTEQ
- a CDS encoding GNAT family N-acetyltransferase, which gives rise to MSIEIKYSCNGIDWNHLAGILKKVGMAHYTPEIHAKAFQASHTTVFIFDNDKMIGFGRAISDGAYQAAIYDCAVLPEYQGQKIGSLIMEHILKQLEGCNVLLYAAPGKEGFYEKQGFRRMKTGMAKFVTEESMREKGFIE
- a CDS encoding transglutaminase family protein; the protein is MDLKMMKQYLKCSKYIDYSDSGVLRLLESLELSGLEDEYVAKKCFEWVRDNIKHSADYKMNPVTCKASDVLRHRTGYCFAKSHLLVALLRASEIPAGLCYQRLSLAGGGAPFCLHGFVAVHLNKYGWYRIDPRGNKAGVDAQFNPPIEQLAFTTLLKEEAVLPEIWPEPHPLVVQVLEKYNTYDAVYENLPDIEIISS